Within the Glycine soja cultivar W05 chromosome 3, ASM419377v2, whole genome shotgun sequence genome, the region tattttaaaaattcaaaacctaatttgtttgttataattatatttttattatttaaatatttattatattattaatattgatattttcaattttatattattgatgtTAATATTGatctattataatattaaaatcacaattttataacgattatcataatattaaaatttgtaatgtcATATTAGCAACAAACTATTCTATCTCAAAGtgacttataaattataaaagtagcGACTGAATCATTTCGTCCAAAATAATGgcaaaaacaacaaacaaaacatattgTAAATTAACATCTAAAACTAGTCCGTCTCCATTTGGAAAAAATTCATAGTTTGTGACTAAACAAAGTCAGTTGCtgaatttaaaatgtatttagtCGCAAGCACAATTGCTTGTAAATCTACAAAAtttattgttgaaaaaaataacGCAGCAACTAATTTAGCGACTGATTCTTTTGTTACTGAAACTTCCAATCACTAATTGTTGTTTATAAATGATGAATCTTGTTAGCGGTTGCTAAGTCGAACGCAATTTGCGACATAAATATTTTGGTTGCTAGTTTTGCTCGGTATTTCGTGTTTTTCTTATTGTATTACTTACTTATTTTAGGTCTAATAAGTCAAAATAAACTAGATTGTTAGCATATGTTGTGTAACTTTATCTACCCTAATTACACATTGTGATCAAATAATATCATTGTCACTTTCAATTTATGATAatctcaaaatttattttatttttctattaagttTATTGTGTTTAGAATAATTTTGTCACTTTGATGATATAATATTTGTCCTAAATTCATTTATGGGCTAGATTGAGCCTATGCACCTTGGGCTTCTTGCTAATAGCCAATTCCTGTTCCACATATTgagtaaactaatttttttcgcCTGAAAGTGTGAGGagctaaaagataaaaattaaaaaaaaatatttttgcaattGCATTTTGTCCATCAAACTAGTtcaaatgttaattttgttagtaacAACATTAACTAACAAACAATAATATGTGAAACGCCATGTTGTCACTTCTTCTCTCTctagtaaaattgattttcatgtttttcacCATGAAACTAAACACACACTATTACACTTAATGATGTAAGTTCGAAGAATTCACTATACACAATGGAAACACTATTAATTGTATATTGTGAAATCATACaaaatggaaatttattttggttGTGTTAATCTTTGTAAAAATCTAACATAGTGAAAACTTATTTCCATTTTCTTTGGTGATTTCACACcccaaaacacaacaaaaattaaacaagCTTTTTTATGTACTTATCACAACAAAAACATGGTATTGtaaaaaaatcttgaaaaagttaggggggggggggtaaacTTAACATTATAAGGTGTGAGAATAACAAGGTCCTTTTTATCATTGATGgagaggaaacaaaaaaaaatctattactATATGGTGTACAATAAAATTGATTCTTGAGTTGGTATTGAGCCAAATTAGGATGTAGTATAGGAAAATATTGCACTTTATTCATGTAATAAACTAAATTTACAAGACATAACTAAAAgctttaaataaattaacaaaaaatgctCTCCAATCAAGAATATTCAATCACATTTTGATAGGTTGAATTTGTTACCAACAGTTAATTGCTAATATGGCATGCATGAAGAGTGTTGTGCGTGCATAAGAACTACATCTACATATAGACTACAACACAATCAACACTAGCCTTTACATCTTTGTATTGACCTCTTTTGTCTTCacttgtttgattatattttccttttcttgtaAAAACTCTTTTAGAGTTTCAGGTGTATAAGGAGGAGGCATGGTACATGGAGGAGTATCACTTGGTGAGGTCACCATGGACTCAACCATAAAACGTTTCTCTAGACCATGCACAGAACATGCCATACTTTCAGAACAAATCTCAACCGCTCCTGTTGGTATGGTtggtttgaatttcaagagttttgcGTACTCATTCAATAGATAAAACATGTAATCATACACAAACTTCGTCTTTAAATTCTCTACAATGAAACTAGTTCCTCCATTGCCAATTACTTGTGCctgcaattaattaaaattgatttttttgaaataaattaggCAAGGATTCCTTTCTGGATAAACCAAGGAAttcaaatgtattaaaaaaaaatactaaacgaATTAATATGCAACTAGCTAATTGAccaatttaattagttattttcttcccttttaaTTTGTCATATTTATGAATAATCTATTTTTCAAGGATATATAGACTTATGCTTAGAAAAAGAATGGGTATTAACTTCACCATATGCATATGTTTTTTTGGGATTGATATCAAGAGTTTTgtgttgtttgtttcttttctttccaccAACTACACatatatgaagaagaaaaatatacaaGGTAAAAGTGtagaaattattacatgatatgggatcaacatgtgTCTAAGACCACAACCAAtttgtgtgagtgtgtgtgtgtatatatatatacacacacacacttgtGTGTAAGTTTTTTAGTTTAGTAGATAAAACTATTAATATTCAATTAAGTGATAGGTAATGATAATTTTAGACCACTTAATAATTTATTGTGTAAGTGGAACTTATCAAACTAATGACGTTGAcctagacttttttttttttctcattacaTAGTGCAATAGTCAGAAAAGGTCTAATACAATATTTTgtgattattatatataaaaggtgTCAAAGACTATTTTGTTATCCTATGAAGCAAAAGCCAGGTTGTTtagttagagagaaaaaaaatacaattccgTGCATAAATATGTAAGTCATAaacaaaatagtttttattagGTATGTTAAAATTTTAGGTGGATGTTATATAGCTAAGTCCAATTAAAGTTAAATCCCATGTGTAATGAAGCTAGAAACTAAGGGCATGTTTCATTgtgcaaataaaataatttcagcGCAACATGAGTTTGtgtaagtataaaaataatttaggagaaaatagaggaagaaaatgaTTACATTATCAAGGTGAGCATTTCCCCAATCCACAGCATACTTAATGTCTTCACACATATTTTTGGGACTGATAGGCCAATAGTGTTGCAAAGGTACCATGCTTCTTGTAAAAAACTCATAATATGTAGGCTCTATGAACAAGGTCATTGAGTCACATCCTATTATGTATTTTTCACTCACAGACCACGCGGCTCCTTCTACGTAGATCTTATATCTTAACACAAAACACAACACgtacaaatttcaaaatttattatgtaaaatataaaataatatatgtgtgtaatagattaaaaaaacaaattaattccttctataataatgatataaaaaaatcctacatAGAGCTTGAAAATATTTACCTAAAGTTGCATTGGTTTTCTAGTTTTGAGCTCTCAAAATTATTTGCTTCCTCCTTGTTCCATtgctgaaaagaaaagaaacatatGTTAATTCATCCTCAAATAATTGATGAAATACTaacctgaaaaaaaaactagggttaaaattatatattactatGTTATGTATTCTTGCATTCCAATCATGTTCTTTTGTGGGGTTGCACTTGCCAAGTTCTCTCCTAATATCAGCCATTGCCAAGTTGCCCTTCCAAAAAGCATAGGGTGTCCTATCCTTCCATTTGATCATCTTGTTGCCTTCCAATATCTTATGTAATGTTGTTTCCCATGGTCCTATGTTGATCTCAGGCCTtgtatgaaaaaaatgtaaaagtgtaactttattttcctttttttcattttaattaaggaaaataatgaaatcacaTTGTATCTTCAAACATACACATTTGAGACAAAACAtaatagaagaaataaaataaaaatctataagaagattaaaaaaagGTTTCCACCAAGATTTAGgtcatttcaaacaaaattataaaacctaataataataataataataataatgataataataataataataataataataacttttactATAACTATTTCTAGATCTTTCTCTCATAATATTATCATGTTATTTAATGAGTGTTTTGGTTTTGTGATGaccacaaaaataatattttttatgtaaaaatttgGAAGCTACAAAGAGTTGTGATGAGATTGGacataaaaattagttatttctCTTTCATTATACCACACCAAACACACTTTTAATAACATGAGAGAATTCAAATTCACCACTTCTCAAAGAAATGtgcatagaaaaataaattattaataatagtgGAACCAAAGGAAATGGTAAAAATTGACAATGTAACAAATTGCAAATGCATCCTTGATTTTTACTTCCCACATGTTGTCCTCCCATTTATCATTTCTTATATTATGCACATTCAAAACAGGTGACAAACGCACTTTAAAAAATGTcttgttaatgttgtttttagttttgaaaggtATAGAAGCTTTACCAACCCCAGAAGGACCAATCAGGGAATACAATGTCATGTGCATTTTCATCTCCACAATAATGGAACACGGGGGGTGGTG harbors:
- the LOC114405763 gene encoding protein O-glucosyltransferase 1-like, which produces MAKWIFFPIIFFVVFVASTFLLEINLSRITRTTIFKTIIIFNKQQPQFPLNCTDGNLAKTCSSYYPTTFDLDDDSSTTSCPNYFKWIHEDLKPWKSKGITRDMVERGKNVSHFRLVIVNGKAYVEKYDKVYQTRDVFTIWGILQLLRLYPGKIPDLDLMFQCGDKPVVLKKDFQGPQAMSPPPVFHYCGDENAHDIVFPDWSFWGWPEINIGPWETTLHKILEGNKMIKWKDRTPYAFWKGNLAMADIRRELGKCNPTKEHDWNARIHNIQWNKEEANNFESSKLENQCNFRYKIYVEGAAWSVSEKYIIGCDSMTLFIEPTYYEFFTRSMVPLQHYWPISPKNMCEDIKYAVDWGNAHLDNAQVIGNGGTSFIVENLKTKFVYDYMFYLLNEYAKLLKFKPTIPTGAVEICSESMACSVHGLEKRFMVESMVTSPSDTPPCTMPPPYTPETLKEFLQEKENIIKQVKTKEVNTKM